A section of the Subtercola frigoramans genome encodes:
- a CDS encoding stage II sporulation protein M yields MDLDAYSAAHRGEWNRLDELGRLRNPSGAEADELIERYQAGASQLSALTTSAGSTAVGDRLSVSLSRARLRFTGASPNVLAQVPAFFALQLPAALYRIRWLVLVVALATLAVSTLYAVWALNDPQVLANFGTDDQLRKVAEQDFVNYYSDNPAASFTGQVWTNNAWITAQCVAFGIVGVYVPYLLLQNAINLGVNAAVLFHYGHADVFFQYILPHGMLELTAIFVGAAAGLRIFWAWIAPGPRTRGQALAEDGRALFTVAIGLVFVLLVSGVIEGFVTPQPWPWPVKIGIGAVALAAFLFYMLFVGGRAVRAGATGDLADFDAGAKRLVAA; encoded by the coding sequence ATGGATCTTGACGCATACTCAGCAGCGCATCGGGGCGAATGGAATCGCCTCGATGAACTCGGCCGACTCCGGAACCCGAGCGGTGCCGAGGCAGACGAGCTGATCGAGCGCTACCAGGCCGGGGCTTCGCAGCTCTCGGCCCTCACCACCTCGGCGGGTTCGACGGCTGTCGGCGACCGGCTGTCGGTGTCGCTCTCGCGTGCCCGGCTGCGGTTCACCGGGGCCAGCCCGAACGTGCTCGCCCAGGTGCCGGCGTTCTTCGCCCTGCAGTTGCCGGCCGCGCTCTATCGCATCCGCTGGCTCGTGCTCGTGGTGGCGCTGGCGACGCTCGCCGTGAGCACGCTCTACGCGGTGTGGGCGCTGAACGACCCGCAGGTGCTCGCCAACTTCGGTACGGATGACCAGCTCCGCAAGGTCGCAGAGCAGGACTTCGTCAACTACTACTCCGACAACCCGGCGGCCTCCTTCACCGGCCAGGTCTGGACGAACAATGCCTGGATCACCGCGCAGTGTGTCGCGTTCGGCATCGTGGGCGTCTACGTGCCGTACCTGTTGCTGCAGAACGCGATCAACCTCGGCGTGAACGCCGCTGTCCTGTTCCACTACGGGCACGCCGACGTGTTCTTCCAGTACATCCTTCCGCACGGGATGCTCGAACTCACGGCGATCTTCGTGGGGGCCGCCGCCGGGCTCCGCATCTTCTGGGCGTGGATCGCTCCTGGCCCTCGCACCCGGGGTCAGGCGCTCGCCGAAGACGGGCGCGCCCTGTTCACGGTGGCGATCGGGCTCGTGTTCGTGCTGCTGGTCTCCGGCGTGATCGAGGGGTTCGTCACCCCGCAGCCCTGGCCGTGGCCGGTGAAGATCGGCATCGGGGCCGTTGCACTCGCCGCGTTCCTGTTCTACATGCTGTTCGTCGGCGGCCGGGCCGTCCGCGCGGGCGCAACGGGCGACCTCGCCGACTTCGATGCCGGGGCCAAGCGTCTCGTGGCCGCCTAG
- a CDS encoding RDD family protein: MAEPLLAPIGATHSLEHNDALLVTGEAVALDVRPTSFILRAAGTMIDVVFSVGLFIGAVFLVSFWQASTGADDAITQAAIVTSLVFCIVVVPTVVETLMKGRSLGRLAVGARIVRDDGGAASFRHAFIRALTGVLEIYFTLGGLAVIVGLLNPRSKRLGDLLAGTYSQHERVPKVVSQAAPMPPPLYGWAHVADVAKLPDRLSRRIAQFLAEANHMTPDARQRHAAALMFEAAPYVSPVPPVPPELLLLGIAALRRDRETAALHLESARLARLSPLLTGLPHGYPRR, encoded by the coding sequence ATGGCTGAGCCACTTCTCGCCCCCATCGGAGCGACACACTCCCTCGAGCACAACGATGCGCTCCTCGTCACGGGCGAGGCCGTGGCGCTCGACGTGCGACCCACCAGCTTCATCCTGCGTGCGGCCGGCACCATGATCGACGTCGTGTTTTCCGTCGGCCTGTTCATCGGGGCCGTGTTCCTCGTCAGCTTCTGGCAGGCCTCGACCGGCGCCGACGATGCCATCACCCAGGCCGCCATCGTGACCAGCCTGGTATTCTGCATCGTGGTCGTGCCGACGGTGGTCGAGACGCTGATGAAGGGCCGTTCGCTCGGCAGGCTCGCTGTGGGGGCGCGGATCGTGCGCGATGACGGTGGCGCAGCATCCTTTCGCCACGCTTTCATCAGGGCGCTCACGGGAGTGCTCGAGATCTACTTCACCCTGGGCGGCCTCGCCGTGATCGTCGGGCTGTTGAACCCCCGGTCGAAGCGCCTCGGTGACCTGCTGGCGGGCACGTACAGCCAGCACGAGCGGGTGCCGAAGGTGGTCTCGCAGGCCGCGCCGATGCCACCGCCGCTCTACGGCTGGGCGCACGTGGCCGATGTGGCGAAACTGCCCGACCGGCTTTCGCGGCGTATCGCGCAGTTCCTCGCCGAGGCGAACCACATGACTCCGGATGCCCGGCAGCGCCACGCCGCAGCCCTGATGTTCGAAGCGGCGCCGTACGTGTCGCCCGTGCCTCCGGTGCCGCCCGAGCTGCTGTTGCTCGGCATCGCGGCTCTCCGTCGCGACAGGGAGACCGCTGCCCTGCACCTCGAGTCGGCGCGCCTGGCACGCCTGTCGCCGCTGCTCACGGGCCTCCCCCACGGCTACCCCCGCCGCTAG
- a CDS encoding putative Ig domain-containing protein: protein MTKSRIPRRLCFAAAVTGMVACLALVSPQTAQAFTGPVAVGNKPVAVGIDSVNHRVFVTNSTNSVSFLDGNSATPTAVNVMVGAPQSGIAVDSAAHLAFVTLPNQNKVAVIDTAAATPALIRDVAVGSFPTGIAIDPSTHLVFVANSASANVSRFDGTTTTPTVSTIGVGAVPLGIGIDTVSHTVFVSNTNGDSVTTFTSLDGLVTRSTIPVGPGVGAVAVDSPSHSVFVSNTGGSAVYRFDDSIPNPTPTTVAVGLHPQGISVDEASGTVYVSNLDEDSVSHFDAGATGTPKVTTEAVGGSGPLGLAVDSSTSTIYAALSKGTAVARLGAVTPQAPSITSGNPPAATVGAPYSFTFTATGRPVPTISVTGTIPPGLAFDSVTDVLSGTPTAAGSYTIAVSASSLAGTTDSIHYILTANLPTPTPIPSPTSTATATPTSVTAGGSLPGGKAQLAHTGADEPLRGVLAASALGLLAAGAASALLVTRRRRTTGTPGARR, encoded by the coding sequence ATGACGAAGTCTCGAATCCCCCGCCGCCTCTGCTTCGCTGCAGCCGTAACAGGCATGGTCGCGTGCCTGGCGTTGGTATCGCCACAGACGGCGCAGGCCTTCACCGGGCCGGTGGCGGTCGGCAACAAGCCCGTTGCGGTGGGGATCGACTCCGTCAATCACCGGGTGTTCGTGACGAACAGCACCAACTCGGTGTCGTTCTTAGACGGGAATAGTGCGACGCCGACCGCCGTGAACGTGATGGTTGGTGCCCCACAGAGCGGTATCGCCGTCGACTCGGCCGCGCATCTGGCCTTTGTGACTCTTCCGAACCAGAACAAGGTGGCCGTGATCGATACGGCTGCGGCGACGCCTGCACTGATCCGCGACGTAGCCGTCGGGTCCTTTCCGACCGGTATAGCGATCGACCCGTCCACGCACCTCGTCTTCGTCGCCAACAGCGCTTCAGCGAATGTTTCGCGATTCGATGGAACAACGACCACTCCCACAGTCTCGACCATCGGCGTGGGGGCGGTTCCATTGGGGATTGGTATCGACACAGTGAGCCACACCGTCTTCGTGTCCAACACGAACGGCGACTCAGTCACAACGTTCACCAGCCTCGATGGACTTGTCACTCGATCGACAATCCCGGTCGGTCCCGGTGTCGGTGCGGTTGCGGTCGACAGCCCGTCTCATTCGGTGTTCGTCTCGAACACCGGCGGCTCCGCCGTGTATCGATTCGACGACTCGATTCCGAATCCCACGCCAACAACGGTGGCTGTGGGACTGCACCCGCAGGGAATATCCGTCGATGAGGCGAGCGGTACCGTCTACGTCTCAAACCTCGATGAAGACAGCGTCTCGCACTTCGACGCGGGGGCGACCGGCACGCCGAAGGTGACCACTGAAGCAGTCGGTGGATCAGGTCCGCTCGGACTAGCCGTCGACAGCAGCACGAGCACGATCTACGCGGCGCTCAGTAAGGGCACAGCCGTCGCTCGACTCGGAGCTGTCACTCCGCAGGCACCCTCGATCACGTCAGGCAACCCACCCGCTGCAACAGTGGGCGCACCCTACTCATTCACTTTCACCGCGACCGGCAGGCCCGTTCCCACCATCAGCGTGACGGGAACAATTCCACCCGGCCTCGCCTTCGATTCGGTAACCGACGTCCTCTCCGGCACACCGACTGCCGCCGGCTCCTACACGATTGCTGTATCGGCGAGCAGCTTGGCGGGCACAACGGACAGCATCCATTACATTCTCACAGCGAATCTCCCGACGCCGACGCCGATACCCTCGCCCACCAGCACCGCCACTGCTACACCGACCAGCGTGACCGCCGGCGGCAGCCTGCCGGGCGGAAAGGCCCAGCTCGCCCACACCGGCGCTGACGAACCGCTCCGCGGAGTGCTGGCAGCGAGTGCGCTCGGGCTTCTCGCTGCCGGAGCTGCCAGCGCGCTGCTCGTCACGCGTCGTCGACGCACAACGGGAACCCCCGGCGCACGCCGCTGA